In one Sulfitobacter sp. LCG007 genomic region, the following are encoded:
- a CDS encoding carbohydrate ABC transporter permease — protein sequence MTTSEPPSGTGPLQRREARLAWGLLFPTVAVVSAVVLLPLLAIFWISFKPIGLADLRPPAPVVREALRGSGEEMRVQYRIRNSSQDEALSAVTLGDTLPDSVTVLRADERCTVEGGRLDCDIGTLEGGGRDEIEIFVTLSGDADTVEEAIEASLPAITGSGDNILTNLDFTWNNFTRIFSGDEFWSVLGVTVFYTVFGTVGALVTGLFAAMLLNKEFRGQGILRGLYLFPYVAPVIAVAFAWVILFDPFSGSANALLIQMGVTDEAINFFGSRPLALIMVTVFEVWRYFPLSFLFILARMQSIDTDMYEAADMDGASPFQKFWYLSLPQLLGILSVLFLLRFIWTFNKFDDIFLLTGGNAGTRTLTVNVYEQAFAVSDIGAGAAVAVVIFCCLVLFSFLFFRYVSQEEGL from the coding sequence ATGACCACATCCGAGCCCCCCTCGGGGACGGGCCCGCTTCAGCGGCGCGAGGCGCGGCTGGCCTGGGGTCTGCTGTTCCCGACCGTTGCCGTCGTATCGGCGGTGGTCTTGCTGCCCCTGCTCGCGATCTTCTGGATCAGCTTCAAGCCCATCGGGCTGGCCGACCTCCGCCCGCCCGCGCCCGTCGTGCGCGAAGCCCTGCGTGGGTCGGGAGAAGAGATGCGCGTTCAATACCGGATCCGCAATTCGAGCCAGGACGAGGCCCTGTCGGCCGTCACGCTCGGTGATACCCTGCCCGACTCCGTCACGGTGCTGCGGGCCGACGAACGCTGCACCGTGGAGGGTGGGCGGCTTGACTGCGACATCGGCACCCTTGAGGGAGGCGGACGCGACGAGATCGAGATCTTCGTGACGCTCTCCGGAGACGCGGACACGGTGGAAGAGGCCATCGAGGCCTCCCTTCCGGCCATCACGGGGTCTGGCGACAACATCCTGACGAACCTCGATTTCACCTGGAACAACTTCACCCGGATCTTCAGCGGCGACGAATTCTGGTCGGTGCTGGGCGTGACGGTCTTCTACACCGTCTTCGGCACGGTCGGTGCGCTGGTGACGGGTCTCTTTGCCGCGATGCTGCTCAACAAGGAATTCAGGGGCCAGGGCATCCTGCGGGGCCTCTACCTCTTTCCGTATGTCGCCCCGGTGATCGCCGTGGCCTTTGCCTGGGTCATCCTCTTCGATCCCTTCTCGGGCTCAGCCAATGCGCTGCTGATCCAGATGGGCGTGACCGACGAGGCGATAAACTTCTTCGGCAGCCGCCCGCTTGCGCTGATCATGGTGACGGTGTTCGAGGTCTGGCGCTATTTCCCGCTTTCCTTCCTCTTCATCCTCGCCCGGATGCAGTCGATCGACACCGACATGTACGAGGCCGCCGACATGGATGGCGCCTCTCCGTTCCAGAAGTTCTGGTATCTCAGCCTGCCGCAGCTGCTGGGCATCCTCAGCGTGCTGTTCCTGCTGCGCTTCATCTGGACCTTCAACAAGTTCGACGACATCTTCCTGCTGACGGGCGGCAACGCCGGAACCCGGACGCTGACGGTGAATGTCTATGAACAGGCCTTCGCCGTCTCCGACATCGGCGCGGGCGCGGCGGTCGCGGTGGTCATCTTCTGCTGTCTGGTCCTCTTCTCGTTCCTCTTCTTCAGATATGTCAGCCAGGAGGAAGGCCTATGA
- a CDS encoding HWE histidine kinase domain-containing protein, with protein sequence MDQRIVNRTSAWLFELRHLLSHNRRLSLRIGHLMVLFGGLLILPAVAFLAYVLSDLQEQSVRAAESYGRARVDEIVDRLDAEIAVQSTMLAVFARSGWLQEGALESLHRRARSILSGQNLNLLVLDETGMQLVNTRVDYGTPLGLSSDEDARALARGEIRPEVSGFFHGKIANALVFNVTRVVNMPDGSRRVLILARNVDTFKPALAGAAAAGWTVELRDQSGLVALLDGPLADRPENDIPCIAETAAKDGEVVLLQQLRSADWTVCAWADTRSLVGGDHVAWNFLAVVLAWSSVALIAAVFVGRFLSGTIRQTAQMAAGLGAGLPVVASPCAIREVDGIRTALKRAADAQSERERERTIILDETAHRARNQMTLAISLVNLTANSSDDVAEMKDKLNQRLTSLGRAIDVAESARRGHLTLKDVIESQLLPFVGDDALRLGLSGEKLDVDRAAGQSLALIFHELSTNAMKHGAWSVEGGRVDVDWRTMAGNLVLDWVESGRSAVASERKGFGSRLLTALIETAFGGSIERTYAASGYSCRIVVPMDAVSARNS encoded by the coding sequence GTGGACCAGCGTATCGTGAACCGGACGTCGGCGTGGCTTTTCGAGCTTCGCCACCTGCTGAGCCACAACCGCCGTCTGTCACTGCGGATCGGGCATCTGATGGTGCTCTTCGGCGGTCTCCTGATCCTGCCCGCGGTGGCATTTCTCGCCTATGTGCTGTCCGATCTCCAGGAGCAGAGCGTCCGCGCCGCCGAGAGCTACGGGCGCGCGCGCGTGGACGAGATCGTGGACCGGCTCGACGCCGAAATCGCGGTCCAGTCGACCATGCTCGCGGTCTTCGCGCGCAGCGGCTGGCTGCAGGAGGGCGCGCTCGAGTCGCTGCACAGGCGGGCCCGCTCCATCCTGAGCGGGCAGAATCTCAACCTGCTGGTTCTCGACGAGACGGGGATGCAGCTGGTCAACACGCGTGTGGATTACGGGACACCTCTTGGCCTGTCCTCGGACGAGGACGCGAGGGCGCTGGCACGGGGCGAGATCAGACCCGAGGTGTCGGGCTTCTTCCACGGCAAGATCGCGAACGCCCTGGTCTTCAACGTCACCCGCGTCGTGAACATGCCGGACGGTAGCCGGCGGGTCCTGATACTGGCCAGAAACGTCGATACGTTCAAACCGGCCCTCGCAGGTGCGGCAGCGGCGGGCTGGACAGTGGAACTGCGCGACCAGAGCGGTCTCGTCGCGCTTCTCGACGGGCCTCTCGCGGACAGACCCGAAAACGACATCCCCTGTATCGCGGAAACGGCGGCAAAGGACGGCGAGGTGGTCCTGCTGCAGCAGCTTCGCTCCGCCGACTGGACCGTCTGCGCCTGGGCCGATACCCGGAGCCTCGTGGGAGGAGACCATGTGGCGTGGAACTTTCTTGCGGTCGTGCTTGCCTGGTCCTCGGTCGCGCTGATCGCGGCGGTCTTCGTGGGCCGATTCCTGTCCGGGACCATCCGTCAGACCGCGCAGATGGCCGCGGGGCTGGGTGCCGGCCTGCCTGTGGTCGCCAGCCCCTGCGCCATCCGAGAGGTCGACGGGATCAGGACGGCGCTCAAGCGGGCGGCGGACGCCCAGAGCGAGCGCGAGCGGGAACGAACCATCATCCTGGACGAGACGGCGCATCGCGCACGCAACCAGATGACCCTCGCGATATCCCTTGTGAACCTGACGGCGAACAGCTCGGACGACGTCGCCGAGATGAAGGACAAGCTGAACCAGCGGCTGACGTCGCTTGGCCGGGCAATCGACGTGGCAGAGTCCGCGCGGCGGGGTCATCTTACCCTGAAGGACGTGATCGAAAGCCAGCTGCTGCCCTTCGTCGGCGACGACGCGCTGCGCCTGGGACTGAGCGGGGAAAAGCTGGACGTGGACCGGGCCGCAGGGCAGTCGCTGGCGCTCATCTTCCATGAGCTCTCGACGAATGCGATGAAGCATGGGGCGTGGTCGGTGGAAGGGGGCAGGGTGGATGTCGATTGGCGCACCATGGCTGGCAATCTCGTTCTTGACTGGGTCGAGTCGGGGCGGTCCGCCGTCGCATCCGAGCGCAAGGGTTTCGGATCGAGGCTGCTCACGGCGCTGATCGAGACCGCTTTCGGCGGCAGCATCGAGCGGACCTATGCCGCCTCGGGCTATTCCTGCCGGATCGTCGTTCCGATGGACGCGGTGTCTGCCCGAAATTCCTGA
- a CDS encoding glucose dehydrogenase, with the protein MTSHANHSGSMPGASPHWAVKLLGWLCILLGLVILAGGAWLIVLGGSWYYGLAGLGLAGTGILLNHGKMEAVWLFLAVWVGTAAWAWWEVGDDWWAQVPRLVAPTIILILVLVCIPALSRRPQTDTF; encoded by the coding sequence ATGACATCTCATGCAAATCATAGCGGCAGCATGCCGGGCGCCAGCCCGCATTGGGCCGTGAAGCTGCTCGGCTGGCTGTGCATACTGCTCGGCCTCGTGATCCTTGCCGGAGGTGCATGGCTCATCGTCCTCGGTGGAAGCTGGTATTACGGTCTTGCCGGTCTCGGACTGGCCGGGACCGGCATCCTGCTGAACCACGGCAAGATGGAAGCTGTCTGGCTCTTCCTCGCCGTTTGGGTCGGAACGGCCGCCTGGGCCTGGTGGGAAGTCGGCGACGACTGGTGGGCCCAGGTGCCGCGGCTCGTCGCGCCGACGATCATCCTGATCCTCGTTCTTGTCTGCATACCGGCACTGTCGCGCCGTCCGCAGACAGACACATTCTGA
- a CDS encoding ABC transporter ATP-binding protein yields the protein MGAITLKAVEKWFGDLQVIKGIDLEIREGEFIVFVGPSGCGKSTLLRMIGGLEEISRGALLIDGEDKSAEPPSRRGLTMVFQSYALYPHMSVRDNMGFSLKTAGAPRSEIDAKVDAAAKVLKLEPFLDRRPKALSGGQRQRVAIGRSIVRDPTAFLFDEPLSNLDAALRVEMRYEIAKLHQNLSRTMIYVTHDQVEAMTLADRIVVLEYGHIAQVGPPRELYERPANLFVAQFIGSPKMNVFDCTTDNGAFSVTGGRGGAYEGTRPALKLGIRPEDIRIGEPGHGFVDGVVDVLEYLGADTFLIVDCGELGKLTVRTDGNTTLRPGDRIGLLAEQERMHFFDADGKAVRS from the coding sequence ATGGGTGCGATCACGCTGAAGGCAGTCGAGAAGTGGTTCGGTGATCTCCAGGTCATCAAGGGCATAGATCTCGAGATCCGCGAGGGGGAATTCATCGTCTTCGTCGGCCCGTCGGGCTGTGGCAAATCCACGCTGCTGCGGATGATCGGCGGGCTCGAGGAGATCAGCCGGGGCGCCCTGCTGATCGATGGAGAGGACAAGTCGGCCGAACCGCCGTCGCGGCGCGGCCTCACGATGGTGTTCCAGTCCTATGCGCTCTACCCGCACATGTCGGTGCGCGACAACATGGGCTTCTCCCTGAAGACCGCAGGCGCGCCCAGATCCGAGATAGACGCGAAGGTCGACGCGGCGGCGAAGGTGCTCAAGCTCGAGCCGTTCCTCGACCGCCGGCCCAAGGCGCTGTCCGGGGGTCAACGCCAGCGGGTCGCCATCGGTCGCTCGATCGTGCGCGATCCGACCGCGTTCCTCTTCGACGAGCCGCTCTCGAATCTCGATGCCGCCCTGCGGGTCGAGATGCGCTACGAGATCGCGAAGCTGCACCAGAATCTCAGTCGGACGATGATCTATGTCACCCATGACCAGGTCGAGGCGATGACTCTTGCTGACCGGATCGTGGTGCTCGAATACGGCCATATCGCCCAGGTCGGTCCGCCGCGCGAACTCTACGAGAGGCCCGCGAACCTCTTCGTGGCCCAGTTCATCGGCTCTCCGAAGATGAACGTCTTCGATTGCACCACCGACAATGGAGCGTTCTCGGTCACGGGGGGACGCGGCGGTGCGTACGAAGGAACGCGTCCGGCGCTAAAGCTTGGAATTCGTCCCGAGGACATCCGCATCGGCGAACCGGGACACGGGTTCGTCGACGGTGTCGTGGACGTTCTCGAATATCTCGGCGCCGACACCTTCCTGATCGTCGACTGCGGAGAGCTCGGCAAGCTCACTGTCCGGACAGACGGCAACACGACGCTTCGCCCCGGAGACCGCATCGGGTTGCTGGCCGAACAAGAGCGGATGCACTTCTTTGACGCAGACGGCAAGGCGGTAAGGAGCTAG
- a CDS encoding cation diffusion facilitator family transporter: MSAAFKLAIGSLLVGLVVLALKGLAWRMTGSVALLSDALESTVNLATAFAALVAIRVAAQPADASHPYGHHKAEYFSAVLEGVMIIVAAIFILHEAYQAFFATRALDAPVGGLIVNGAATVMNGAWAVVLVRRGRQLKSPALVADGKHLWTDVFTSCGVALGILLAVATGWWILDPLMAALVAVNILWSGSRVVRDSLSSLMDEAVPEVTLSRIREVISTDADGAVEAHDLRTRHAGKATFVDFHLVVPGDMTVFDAHEICDRIEAGIAKAVPDARVTIHVEPEHKSKHSGIIVLD; encoded by the coding sequence ATGTCTGCAGCTTTCAAACTGGCGATCGGAAGCCTTCTTGTCGGCCTCGTCGTCCTTGCCCTGAAGGGGCTTGCCTGGCGGATGACCGGGTCCGTCGCGCTGCTGTCGGACGCTCTTGAAAGCACGGTGAACCTTGCCACCGCATTCGCCGCGCTCGTGGCGATCCGCGTGGCGGCGCAGCCTGCCGACGCGAGCCATCCTTACGGCCATCACAAGGCAGAGTATTTCAGCGCGGTTCTGGAAGGTGTGATGATCATCGTCGCGGCGATCTTCATCCTGCACGAGGCCTATCAGGCTTTCTTTGCGACCCGTGCCCTGGATGCGCCGGTGGGCGGGCTCATCGTCAATGGCGCTGCGACGGTGATGAACGGGGCCTGGGCTGTGGTCTTGGTGCGGCGGGGACGCCAGCTGAAATCGCCGGCACTGGTTGCCGACGGAAAACATCTATGGACCGATGTCTTCACGTCCTGCGGCGTCGCCCTTGGCATACTGCTGGCCGTCGCGACGGGCTGGTGGATCCTCGATCCACTGATGGCGGCGCTTGTGGCCGTCAACATCCTCTGGTCGGGTTCCCGTGTCGTGCGGGACTCGCTCAGCAGCCTGATGGACGAGGCGGTACCCGAAGTCACGCTCAGCCGCATAAGAGAGGTGATCTCGACCGATGCCGATGGCGCGGTCGAGGCACATGACCTCAGGACCCGCCATGCGGGGAAGGCGACCTTCGTGGACTTTCACCTGGTGGTTCCGGGTGACATGACCGTCTTCGACGCGCACGAGATCTGCGACAGGATCGAGGCCGGCATCGCGAAGGCGGTCCCGGACGCGCGCGTGACGATCCACGTCGAGCCCGAGCACAAGTCGAAGCACAGCGGCATCATCGTCCTCGACTAG
- a CDS encoding carbohydrate ABC transporter permease yields MTRPIAARRGARVEGRSAGFFAPFHHGLVCGPLLGALWLLTAAVTVAVTASFASGMPFAVSIWRALLWGAVAGAALVWQPGRAMAVVVALALALISSLPVGPLRVGADATAVHRALAAVGLAAATVWPLWIMLRPLPFGHSTRHEFEDAVIRFLTGFGYVFFSAIVAIPFYVMVMTSLKNQSELIQNPLDFSIDLSQGWDLFRSYSELFTNFGFGSYLWTSFYISVLTVLLTLAFSVPGAYAVARLRFRGRAMFSRSILLIYMVPMIVLALPIYIAFSMTGLRNTIFGIVMIYPVTTIPVALYMLQGYFRGLPAEIEEAGLMDGLSRLAVIWKITLPLSLPALASVSLYVFMIAWNEFLLAFMLLDDPSKFTLTRGIASLNSSEIPRQHLMAGAVIATVPVMVLFLGLERFMTKGLTAGSVKG; encoded by the coding sequence ATGACCCGGCCCATCGCGGCGCGGCGCGGCGCACGCGTCGAGGGACGCAGCGCGGGCTTCTTCGCGCCGTTTCACCATGGCCTCGTCTGCGGACCGCTTCTCGGCGCGCTCTGGCTTCTGACCGCAGCCGTAACCGTGGCGGTGACGGCATCTTTCGCCAGCGGCATGCCCTTCGCCGTCTCGATCTGGCGCGCACTTCTGTGGGGCGCCGTTGCCGGCGCCGCGCTGGTCTGGCAACCCGGACGGGCGATGGCCGTGGTCGTGGCACTGGCGCTCGCGCTGATCTCGTCGCTGCCGGTCGGGCCGCTGCGGGTGGGCGCGGACGCGACGGCGGTGCATCGTGCCCTTGCCGCAGTGGGCCTTGCCGCCGCGACCGTGTGGCCGCTCTGGATCATGCTGAGGCCCCTGCCCTTCGGCCACTCCACCCGGCACGAGTTCGAGGATGCGGTCATCCGCTTCCTGACCGGCTTCGGCTATGTCTTCTTCAGCGCCATCGTCGCAATCCCCTTCTACGTGATGGTGATGACGAGCCTCAAGAACCAGTCCGAGCTGATCCAGAACCCGCTCGATTTCTCGATCGACCTCAGCCAGGGCTGGGACCTCTTCCGAAGCTATTCCGAGCTCTTCACCAACTTCGGTTTCGGCAGCTATCTCTGGACATCCTTCTACATCTCGGTCCTGACCGTCCTGCTGACGCTGGCCTTCAGCGTGCCCGGCGCCTATGCCGTCGCGCGGCTCAGGTTTCGCGGACGGGCGATGTTCTCGCGGTCGATCCTGCTGATCTACATGGTGCCGATGATCGTCCTCGCGCTGCCGATCTATATCGCCTTCTCGATGACGGGACTGCGCAACACCATCTTCGGCATCGTGATGATCTATCCCGTCACCACGATTCCCGTCGCGCTCTACATGCTGCAGGGCTATTTCCGCGGCCTGCCCGCCGAGATCGAGGAAGCGGGTCTGATGGACGGGCTGTCCCGGCTGGCCGTGATCTGGAAGATCACCCTGCCGCTGTCCCTGCCCGCGCTTGCCAGCGTTTCGCTATATGTCTTCATGATCGCCTGGAACGAATTCCTCCTGGCCTTCATGCTGCTCGATGACCCCTCGAAGTTCACGCTGACGCGGGGGATCGCCTCACTCAACTCGTCCGAGATACCGCGCCAGCACCTGATGGCCGGGGCCGTGATCGCGACCGTTCCGGTCATGGTCCTGTTTCTCGGGCTCGAACGTTTCATGACCAAGGGCCTGACCGCCGGGAGTGTCAAAGGATGA
- a CDS encoding ABC transporter substrate-binding protein encodes MTSDHGDSMARLLSTAALGLVLSAGTASADIRFWTTEEQPERLAKQEEMAAAFEKETGIGVEVIPVTETDLGTRATAAFAAGDLPDVIYHTLQYALPWVDAGILDAEAATEVVEDLGPETFAPGALAMASTGDGWASVPVDGWTQMIVYRKDLFDEAGLEPPTTFASVRAALEKLHNPPEMFGFVAATKVDENFMSQVLEHVFLANGATPVGPDGFAGFDEKKAVEVLEFYKAIAEASPPGELYWDQSRSLYFSGNAAMIIWSPFILDELAGLRDSAPPTITDDPTSAELASKTGIVTNFAGPSNPEGAAWGDLRYFGITADADIDEAQQFIAFSMNEGYAQTLSIAPEGKFPVRRGTAEEPTSFVDAWSKLDVGVDRKAPLSDLYEASMIEEIVGGLDSAQRWGVSEGQLALASKMINSQVINRVVREYLDGRIDAPAAVAKMNSELAGIE; translated from the coding sequence ATGACTTCTGATCACGGCGACAGCATGGCACGGCTTCTGTCAACGGCAGCACTCGGGCTTGTTCTCAGTGCGGGCACGGCCTCGGCCGACATCCGTTTCTGGACAACGGAAGAACAGCCCGAGCGGCTTGCCAAGCAGGAAGAGATGGCGGCTGCCTTCGAGAAGGAAACCGGGATCGGCGTCGAGGTCATACCTGTGACGGAGACCGATCTCGGCACCCGCGCCACGGCGGCCTTTGCGGCGGGGGATCTGCCGGACGTGATCTACCACACCCTGCAATACGCGCTTCCCTGGGTCGATGCGGGCATTCTCGATGCCGAGGCGGCAACGGAGGTTGTCGAGGATCTCGGGCCGGAGACCTTCGCGCCGGGGGCGCTGGCGATGGCCAGCACGGGGGATGGCTGGGCGTCGGTGCCTGTCGACGGCTGGACGCAGATGATCGTCTACCGCAAGGACCTGTTCGACGAGGCCGGGCTCGAGCCGCCGACCACCTTCGCCTCGGTCCGCGCCGCGCTCGAGAAGCTGCACAATCCTCCCGAGATGTTCGGCTTCGTCGCCGCCACCAAGGTCGACGAGAACTTCATGAGCCAGGTTCTCGAGCATGTCTTCCTGGCGAACGGCGCGACGCCTGTCGGTCCGGACGGGTTCGCGGGCTTCGACGAGAAGAAGGCCGTCGAGGTTCTCGAGTTCTACAAGGCCATCGCCGAGGCCTCGCCCCCGGGCGAGCTGTACTGGGACCAGTCGCGCTCGCTCTATTTCTCGGGCAATGCCGCGATGATCATCTGGTCGCCCTTCATCCTCGATGAGCTCGCCGGCCTGCGCGACAGCGCGCCCCCGACCATCACCGACGACCCCACCAGCGCCGAGCTGGCCTCGAAGACCGGGATCGTGACCAATTTCGCGGGCCCCTCGAACCCCGAGGGCGCGGCCTGGGGCGATCTTCGCTATTTCGGCATCACGGCAGATGCCGATATCGACGAGGCGCAGCAGTTCATCGCCTTCTCGATGAACGAGGGCTATGCCCAGACGCTCTCGATCGCGCCGGAAGGCAAGTTTCCGGTCCGGCGCGGCACGGCGGAAGAGCCCACCTCCTTCGTCGATGCCTGGTCGAAGCTTGACGTGGGCGTGGATCGCAAGGCGCCGCTGTCGGATCTCTACGAGGCTTCGATGATCGAGGAGATCGTCGGCGGGCTCGATTCCGCGCAGCGCTGGGGCGTGAGCGAGGGACAACTCGCGCTCGCCTCGAAGATGATCAACAGCCAGGTCATCAACCGGGTGGTGCGGGAATATCTCGATGGCAGGATCGACGCGCCCGCAGCGGTCGCGAAGATGAACAGCGAACTCGCCGGCATCGAGTGA
- a CDS encoding LacI family DNA-binding transcriptional regulator has product MPGSAEQSATVLTRSRVRISDLAESLGLTKGTVSRALNDYPDISEATRLRVRRKAEAMGYRPMAQAQAIRTGRTRALGLVLQADEDGSQQPFLSDFLEGVTLAASAENWTTTVAAASPTEEMEAVLNRLVEERKADGFILPRTRTVDRRALLLRKLDVPFVLFGRVQDSDGCAWFDILGEDAMRDAVLRLARQGHRRIGFINGSASYFFTVLRDQGFRAGMAQAGLALDESLILKDAMSREAGALCTARLLSHPEPPTAIVFAVDGAALGAYDATEEAGLTIGRDLSIIGYDGIPESRWMRPALTSFGVDRRMAGARLAGLLLRRIRGEAPETLRETAPACLQVGGSDGPPSLTSAQIAARVARHETQISS; this is encoded by the coding sequence ATGCCCGGATCTGCGGAACAATCCGCCACGGTGCTGACGCGCAGCAGGGTCAGGATATCCGACCTGGCTGAATCGCTTGGGCTTACCAAGGGCACGGTCTCGCGTGCGCTCAACGATTATCCGGACATCTCGGAAGCCACACGCCTGAGGGTGCGCCGCAAGGCCGAGGCGATGGGTTATCGTCCCATGGCGCAGGCCCAGGCGATCCGCACGGGGCGCACCCGGGCGCTCGGGCTTGTGCTTCAGGCAGACGAGGACGGCTCGCAGCAGCCGTTCCTGTCGGATTTCCTCGAAGGCGTCACCCTTGCGGCCAGCGCCGAGAACTGGACCACCACGGTTGCCGCCGCCTCGCCCACGGAAGAGATGGAGGCGGTCCTCAACCGCCTCGTGGAAGAGCGCAAGGCGGACGGTTTCATCCTGCCGCGAACCCGGACCGTCGACCGGCGCGCCCTCCTTCTTCGCAAGCTCGACGTGCCCTTCGTCCTTTTCGGACGCGTTCAGGACAGCGACGGATGCGCCTGGTTCGACATCCTTGGCGAGGACGCGATGCGCGACGCGGTTCTGCGTCTCGCGCGGCAGGGACACCGCCGGATCGGATTCATCAACGGTTCGGCCTCCTACTTCTTCACGGTCCTGCGCGATCAGGGATTTCGCGCCGGCATGGCGCAGGCCGGGCTCGCGCTGGACGAAAGCCTGATCCTCAAGGACGCCATGTCGCGCGAGGCCGGCGCCTTGTGCACCGCGCGCCTGCTCAGCCATCCCGAACCGCCGACCGCCATCGTCTTTGCCGTCGACGGCGCGGCGCTGGGGGCCTACGACGCCACCGAGGAGGCGGGCCTGACCATCGGGCGGGATCTTTCGATCATCGGCTATGACGGCATCCCCGAGTCGCGCTGGATGCGTCCCGCCCTGACAAGCTTCGGCGTGGACCGTCGGATGGCGGGAGCGAGGCTCGCCGGTCTGCTGCTGCGCCGGATCCGTGGCGAGGCGCCGGAAACCCTGCGCGAAACGGCACCGGCATGCCTGCAGGTCGGCGGATCGGATGGTCCCCCAAGCCTGACAAGCGCTCAGATCGCGGCCCGCGTGGCAAGACACGAAACCCAGATATCTTCATGA